The genomic window GGCCTCTACAACTGCAGTAAGGCCCAGTCACTTTAGGCATCTACAACTGCAGTAAGGCCCAGTCACTTTAGGCATCTACAACTGCAGTACGACTCAGACACTTTAGGCCTCTACAACTGCAGTAAGGCTCAGTCACTTTAGGCATCTACAACTGCAGTAAGGCCCAGTCACTTTAGGCCTCTACAACTGCAGTAAGGCCCAGTCACTTTAGGCCTCTACAACTGCAGTAAGACACAGGCACATTAGGCTGTACAACTGCAGTACGACTCAGACACTTTAGGCCTCTACAACTGCAGTAAGGCCCAGTCACTTTAGGCATCTACAACTGCAGTAAGGCCCAGTCACTTTAGGCCTCTACAACTGCAGTAAGGCCCAGTCACTTTAGGCATCTACAACTGCAGTAAGGCCCAGTCACTTTAGGCCTCTAAAACTGCAGTACGACTCAGACACTTTAGGCCTCTACAACTGCAGTAAGGCCCAGTCACTTTAGGCCTCTACAACTGCAGTACGACTCAGTCACTTTAGGCATCTACAACTGCAGTACGTCTCAGACACTTTAGGCCTCTACAACTGCAGTAAGGCCCAGTCACTTTAGGCCTCTACAACTGCAGTAAGGCCCAGTCACTTTAGGCCTCTACAACTGCAGTAAGACACAGGCACATTAGGCTGTACAACTGCAGTACGACTCAGACACTTTAGGCCTCTACAACTACAGTAAGGCCCAGTCACTTTAGGCATCTACAACTGCAGTAAGGCCCAGTCACTTTAGGCCTCTACAACTGCAGTAAGGCCCAGTCACTTTAGGCATCTACAACTGCAGTAAGGCCCAGTCACTTTAGGCATCTACAACTGCAGTACGACTCAGACACTTTAGGCATCTACAACTGCAGTAAGGCCCAGTCACTTTAGGCCTCTACAACTGCAGTAAGGCCCAGTCACTTTAGGCCTCTACAACTGCAGTAAGGCTCAGTCACTTTAGGCATCTACAACTGCAGTAAGGCTCAGTCACTTTAGGCATCTACAACTGCAGTAAGGCTCAGTCACTTTAGGCATCTACAACTGCAGTAAGGCTCAGCCACTTTAGGCCTCTACAACTGCAGTAAGGCTCAGCCACTTTAGGCCTCGACAGCTGCTGTAAAGCTCAGTCACTTTAGGCCTCTGCAGCTGCTGTAAAGCTCAGTCACTTTAGGCCTCTACAACTGTCGTAAGGCATAGGAACAATGGGCTGTATAACTGCAGTAAGACTCAGGCCATGTTCAAGAGCATCCGTCTGCTCAGTCAGTGATCAACGACTGTCTGAACAGACTGACTGATCTACCAAGTAAGTAGTAAGACATACTCACATTGACCTGCTGATCTACTGATTTATTTGATGGAGACTGTAATTTAGTCAAACCCACAGTGCAGGAGACTTCCTTTGCTGGAATGTCACATTTCTGCTATAAAACTTTAATTACAGTGATTAGTTAGGCGATATGTTCAAAGCAAAACTCAGGATCTTTCTGCAGTGTATATTTGATTGAGAACCCTAGTGGATTATCAAACGTGGTTGGGTACATGGTACTGCATAGGTATATGGTAAACCTAGATAAAAACGTTTACAGCTGGTCAAAGTTTTCCTATGATTGCTGTTCAGCTGATGGTGATTGCATATACGTGTCCTTTGATCCAGCACGCTCCTCCACTTTCCTGGACACCTGCGACTTTGAGAGGGAGAACATCTGTGGTATGATCCAGGGGCCGGGGGACCAGGCAGAATGGACAAGGGTGACCCAGGCACCTGGCGGGCCCAACACGGACTACTCCAACATGGGCAAATGCACGGGTGAGCACCCCCTCAGTACACACCAACCACAAAACAACCTCCCATCCTCAGTACCTGACAGGGCAGATCACTATCAGCTCTCTTCTTATCTTACAGTCTAAAGGGTGATCAAAGGTCCAGTTATAAATAACACCTAGAGATTTCCCTGACGGTTACCTGGTTAGTAAAACTCTGAGCTCTAGTTATAGGCTAAAGTTATAGGCTGACCCTACTTAACAATCCAATGGCAAATGTATACTGATGTCCATTGTTCACAGGCTCAGGCTACTTCATGCACTTGAGCACTGCCACAGGCAGACCAGCAGACACAGCCAGGCTGGAGAGCAGACTGCTCTACCCCAAGAGAAGCTACCAGTGCCTGCAGTTTTTCCTCTACAATGGTGGTGGCGCCAACGATCAGCTGGTGATCCTTGTCCGAGAGTACGATAAAGCCCACCCCAACGGAACCCTGCGTGTTATTCAGCCCATAGTTGGTAACATCTCTAACATATTGTCTCTAACATAGCTAACATCTCTAACATATGGTCTCTAACATAGCTAACATCTCTAACATATGGTCTCTAACATAGCTAACATCTCTAACATATTGTCTCTAACATAGCTAACATCTCTAACATATGGTCTCTAACATAGCTAACATCTCTAACATATGGTCTCTAATATAGCTAACATCTCTAACATATTGTCTCTATCATAGCTAACATCTCTAACATATGGTCTCTAACATAGCTAACATCTCTAACATATGGTCTCTAACATAGCTGTTACATCAACCTATAGACATTCAAATAATCTGTTATTAGTTTACACCCATCATATTGGGTGTATAACCTGTATAATGCGTATAACATATGATATACTGTAAATTCTACACAACAATATTCTTTGTACTGTATTTATAAACTTAATGGTTTCCTCTTTCTCCCAGCACCACCTCAAGACCTATGGCACCTGCACCATGTGAGCCTGAACGTGGTCAAGAAGTTCCGGGTGGTGTTCGAGGGCATCAAGGGCGACGCCCCCTCCACAGGTGGTCTCTCCCTGGACGACATCAACCTCTCTGAGACTACCTGCCCCGACCACGTGTGGCGGGTGAAGAACTTCAGCCACATCATGGAGACCACTCCTAACGACAAACCCATCTACAGCCCCCCGTTCAAGTCCAGAGAGGGCTACACCTTCCAGATGGGGCTCTACCCTAGTGGGAAGGAGGGCTATGCGGGGGAGCTTTCTGCCTACGCCCACCTGGTGACCATGACCGGTGACACAGAAGTGCGGAAGTGGCCGTGTCCGTGGAAACAGATGACCATGATGCTGTTCGATCAGAACCCAGACATCATGAGGCGTATGAACAACCAGCGCAGTGTCACCACCGATCCTACTAAGAAACTCAGTGGTCAGTCCAGGTCCAGTATTCATTAAGCATCTTAGACtgggagtgttgatctaggatcaggttccctctctccatgtaatttttttcattattatctgaaaggctaaactgatcctaggtcAATGCCCTTCTGAAATGCCTAATTAATATAGACCAAGACAAGTGCAGAACAATTTGAAACCCAGGGATTTACTTTAACATATGGAGTTAAATTCCATTTTCAAATTAATGGAattaccatttttttctgagatgTTCCAGCTGGTTTTGCATGGACTTAAAGTATGAGTCTTCCTATTTCATAGATGAAGTCATGTAGAGTATATTGAGAAAGATCCGTGTTTTTACCTTTCAGAGACTTCAGAACTGTTCTTCTGGGATGACCCTCGTAAGGTGGGCGTTGAAGTGTCAGCGGCGGACGGGACCAAATATTTCCGTGGGCCGGGTGCCGGGACAACCGCGTACCTCACCCATGGCAGGGCCAAGAGCAGGGACTTCATCAAGGGGGGAGACGCCATCTTCCTGCTTACCATGGAGGGTAAGAAGTTCTGAAACATTCCCCTGGTCCCAGATTTGTTTGTGCTGtattgccaactcctatggttagCCATGACAAAAgttagcctggttccagatctgttcgTGCTGtattgccaactcctatggtcagtCCTGACAAAAgttagcctggttccagatctgttcgTGCTGtattgccaactcctatggtcagtCCTGACAaaagttagcctggtcccagatctgtttggtcATTGTCAGTGgtgtaagtaaaaatacttgaaagtaatACTTAAGTATTTTTGGTGGGTATCTGTACAACTTTGACTTTTACTTCACCACAATCCTAAAGACAATTGTACTTTTTacaccatacattttccctggcaGACAAAAGTACTCGTTAAATTGTGAATgattaacaggacaggaaaactGTCTAATTtaaacacttatcaagagaacatcccttctgcctctgatctggtggactcactcaacacattgtttgtaaatgatgtctgagtgttagagcatgaccctggctatccgttaaaaaaaaacaaggaaaatgatgctgtctggtttgcatttatataaggaattttatattatttctacttttacttttgatgcttaagtatattttagtaattacatttacttttgacacataaatatatttaaaaccaagtacttttagacttttacttaagtagtattttactgggtgactcacttttacttgagtcattttctattaaggtatctttacttttactcaagtatgtcaattgggtactttttccaccaatgGTCATTGCTGCGTTTGACACGatcacacaaacagatctgggaccaggctactgaaAATACCTTTTTTATCAAAAACATGCCAAAAGCATTCTCTACATTCTCTGAAATGATGATACATTGTCTCTCTGTTTTGTATAATCATGTTCAAATATACTCATCATATGATCCCACCAATggaagctgctgaggggagaacggctcataataatggctggaacggagcggcatcaaaccatgtgtttgatacaatTCCACTCATTCCTCTACAGCCATAACCACAAGcatgtcctccccaattaagatgccaccaacctcctgtggatcCACCATCATATCCCATTAAGGCCTAGATTCAACCAGATCAAGTTTTAACACCCGCAAGTTGCCGTTTCGGCGGTGTCAGAAGTGTTACTGCGCTAGAGCTGCTGCTCGTGTGGTCATTGTCACAAAGCCACACTTGTCCCACTCGGGTTAGAAGTTCTGCATAAGTtagtgtaggctatatagaaataatgacacTCAAGTTGAAAATCATTAAACAAAATAAAgaggatttctatcagcctaatcAAGGTTGAAATAACATCTCACATTCTATTGCAAACTTGTAAataaggctgcatgggatttctgttAATGCGACTGTGCAGCCAATTGCAATGTCCACTTTAGGTGTGATGCCAGGAGCCAGAGGTCCACagcagttccacctccgacaccgCCAAAACAACCGCTATGCAGTGGGTCAGCTAGCCCTTACCCTGCCTTGTTGATTATCATCACacttattcaaatcaaatcatggGTTGTGGTTTTCCATCTATTTAAAATGCAAAAATAATGGCTTTAAACTACAATGGATCAATCCACCATCATACCAGGGAATTTAATGCTTAAACCctcaaaaatatgaataagatATTTGGCTACAGAAGTGCCATTCTTACCAACCTCTACAGCTTCCATCCAAAAACAAATCCTTTGAAATGACGTCAACACATACTGgaggagttactggctagctaacTATGCTGGTCACAGTGCGCATGACCAGAATGACACATCGACAAACCACCAAAGGAACACTTTATTTCTGTTTGAAAATTGAGAAAGGGGCGGAGGTGGATTGTTTTTCGTGGCCAAAGTCGACTGTGATGTCCACATCACGTGATTCATTACCAATTCACGCCCATTCGCCATTTCTATAATCAATCATGCTACCCAATCCCATCCCAGTATCTGTAGGCCAACATTCATTTCTATGTTAGTACTATGTGTACTGTACCTCATTCTCATTACATACATGCCCCCTCCCCCCAATCTCTGTCTTCAGATGTGTCACATCTCACGGTGACCCAGCCCGTACCCTCCTCCACATTGCCACCAGTCACCACGGTTACCACCGCCATATTGCCACCTACTGACCCCTGCACTAAGGTCACATGTGGGAATGAGGGCGTCTGTGTGGTGGATGCTGGAAATGCTGTCTGCAGGTGAGGACACTTTATTATGGAGGCTTGTCGCTTACACAATACAATGGTCTGAAAGGCAATCATCCATACTGaattctatttctctctttcgctctgttcttctctctgcgTTGATAACCACAGCTTGATTCTTTCCTTTTATTATCTTGCACCAGCTGTGCAGATACAAATTATTCCCTCTGTTTCCTCAGTCTTACCCTTCACACATACACAGCCCAGCAGGCAAAACTGGTTGTATAATGACATCATTACAACCAGTGTTGCCTGTTTATTGACTCCCACTTTCTTCCCCTCTGTATAGGTGAACCGTGTTAGAgctatatttctctctccctatccagaTGTGCAGTGGATAGATAGGTGACTCTCTCTCGGTCCCTATCCAGATGTGCAGTGGATAGATAGGTGACCCTCTCTCGGTCCCTATCCAGATGTGCAGTGGATAGATtaggtgactctctctctctcggtctctctctaggtgtgcaGTTGGTGACGACTGGTGGTACTACGGAGAGAGTTGTCAGTATCAGGGTTCCACCCAGGACACGATGACCACAGCGCTTATAGCCTCTTTCTCTGTGCTGGGTGGCATGTTGGTGGTGACTgcagtcagtgtggtgtgtgtgaagaGGAAAAACAAGAAcagtggaggtggaggggaccgGGGCATCACCATGTCCAATGTCACCATCACAGGAATGTAATGTTTTCCCCTGCCAGAACCAAATCTATTCATGGCCAGCATTAAGTAGATGAAGAAGTTAACTGCAAAAGCTACAACTCCTTCAAATATAAAATTACAAAAGATCTACTGGAAATACCACTTAAATGTCTCATCCCAATAATTATCTGCCTATCAGCCATGTATTTTGATCAGCCTGTTAATTTGACATGATTTGTAGTTTCTTTGTGTATGTAAATCTCCAACTATTTTCTTGTGCTAAATTTTTGAAGTGTATGTACAGTATTGTTCAGGGCATACGCTACATTAGTGTTGCTGTCATGGCATTTTCATATCAGACTCTTAATAGTTTTAAATTGAGATAATTATATCTGAAATGTTGATGTTGTAGTCATGGAAGGGAAGGCATTAGGGGTATAAATATAATAAGTGGTTCTAGAGTTAGTCTGATTTTGAAATGAATGAGATGCTAATATAAACATTTGACAATATTGACCTCTTCTGGTCATAAGGTGCACATACATCTGATTTTCAAATTAGGACTCTATTCAATAAGTAGCACTGAAGTTCTGTGTTGTAGCCAGATTGACATTTAGAGGCAATGTTTCCGCGTTAGTAGACACgacattcacggtaaacgctacATGTCAGCTCAATTGGAAATTCCCTCTAAATTTCAAGCGTGCTATAGAGCCAAACTTCAGCTATagagattgaatagagcccaaaCTAGAGCTATAGTATGACACATGTGCAACAAGAGATTATCCTGCATTTCTGGATAACAGTAATGTAAAAATGGTACATTTGAAATTGTATTGTAAAGTCTAATTGAAAGCTATCAGCTATACTTTATGGCTGTTTTCGGGTTTATAGGAACTTAAAATTGTATGACCTTAATCTGCAAAATACAAGTGGGTCATACATTGGAAAAGGGGAGGAATACTGAGAGAAATGATTGTCTAAGTTTACACGTGTCAAACGCACACAGAGAGAATTTAAAATGTAACTGCAAAATATAAAAATACCACTCGAACAACAAAGCTTACAAATGGAAGATTTATTATACCAAAGACAGGAACGTTTTGTGTGGTTTACTTTCCATGTGGATAATATAGCATTTGTTTGCATTACTGAACTGGACACAGTCATGCCGGTGATAGCAGTGGGACAgaataccgtgtgtgtgtgtgtgtgtgttgtgagcaCATTAGAGGGAGTGCTGACTAACCAAGATGTAAGTATCAACAGAACTGAATGAAAAGAACCATAGTGAATTGTGTGCTCTTGTACTGTATAACAGGGTGGGTGTACTGTGTATGcacgtatctgtgtgtgtattgaaCATGTCTCTGAGTGTATGTGTCTACGAGAAAAAGGTGAGATCGGCGAAATTAGGTCTGACCCACACCCCCTCTACACCACTAAATCCATCCACAAACATACAGGTACACAGTTCCTTTAAAAGCATCAGTATTTCTCTTATTTACAATTCATTGGGGGAAACAAATCACAATTTCTCTCAGAGAAGATTAGTAAAAGTGACTAGGTCACCATAAAGAGTATGCAACTCCTAAGAGTTAGTCTTTCAAATTTCTACAAAAATGTCTATGCCTTTTGTACAGGCCAAGAGCCATGATTTAC from Oncorhynchus masou masou isolate Uvic2021 chromosome 3, UVic_Omas_1.1, whole genome shotgun sequence includes these protein-coding regions:
- the mep1bb gene encoding meprin A subunit beta, translating into MGRRTTYLVILHISWILCENVLSLPTPRVLEYDVDGGRDMDIFDINEEAGLNLVEGDIELDEKQGRNSIIGDQYRWPKTVPYYFEDDLEINAKGVILKAFEQYRLKTCIDFNPWEGEQNYISIFKGSGCFSSVGNQHVGKQRLSIGTNCDRIATIEHEFLHALGFWHEQSRSDRDDYVTILWDHISEGKEHNFNTYNDTMSSSLGVPYDYGSMMHYSKTAFRNGTEPTIVTKIPAFADVIGQRMEFSDNDLLKLRRLYNCTRSSTFLDTCDFERENICGMIQGPGDQAEWTRVTQAPGGPNTDYSNMGKCTGSGYFMHLSTATGRPADTARLESRLLYPKRSYQCLQFFLYNGGGANDQLVILVREYDKAHPNGTLRVIQPIVAPPQDLWHLHHVSLNVVKKFRVVFEGIKGDAPSTGGLSLDDINLSETTCPDHVWRVKNFSHIMETTPNDKPIYSPPFKSREGYTFQMGLYPSGKEGYAGELSAYAHLVTMTGDTEVRKWPCPWKQMTMMLFDQNPDIMRRMNNQRSVTTDPTKKLSETSELFFWDDPRKVGVEVSAADGTKYFRGPGAGTTAYLTHGRAKSRDFIKGGDAIFLLTMEDVSHLTVTQPVPSSTLPPVTTVTTAILPPTDPCTKVTCGNEGVCVVDAGNAVCRCAVGDDWWYYGESCQYQGSTQDTMTTALIASFSVLGGMLVVTAVSVVCVKRKNKNSGGGGDRGITMSNVTITGM